A part of Candidatus Nezhaarchaeota archaeon genomic DNA contains:
- a CDS encoding methanogenesis marker 6 protein gives MKNTYMIVINPESKISPEQLFEDILNLDADVVVKCTCFGVMIEGEEAEVLKVLNHVRKKYPYDIFIKLRGYPINDKRVCRAYRGGGPRAGFHQLDSEYRILPLISDALRSLNKEFKEEQEKQRLDDKPVRASDLEKIVEEVLNNEASSQG, from the coding sequence ATGAAAAACACCTACATGATTGTGATAAATCCAGAATCGAAGATAAGCCCTGAACAATTATTTGAAGACATCCTAAACTTAGATGCTGATGTTGTGGTTAAGTGCACGTGCTTTGGAGTCATGATAGAAGGGGAGGAAGCAGAAGTATTAAAAGTCTTAAACCATGTTAGGAAGAAATACCCGTACGACATATTCATAAAACTTAGAGGCTATCCGATCAATGATAAGAGAGTATGTCGAGCATACAGAGGTGGGGGTCCAAGAGCTGGTTTTCATCAACTAGATTCAGAATACAGAATTCTTCCACTTATATCGGATGCCTTGAGAAGCTTGAATAAGGAGTTTAAGGAGGAGCAGGAAAAACAGAGGCTTGACGACAAACCCGTAAGGGCCAGTGATCTTGAGAAGATCGTTGAGGAGGTACTTAACAATGAAGCTTCAAGTCAAGGTTGA
- a CDS encoding methanogenesis marker 3 protein, whose product MEEKVKITVDGKHMEIERGIRVKDVLERLGVKYEGQLLVGLKATREQLMHESTSYIFETSKGAFLVEVEEKNVKQWFEIFNNIKSLQVKWVTSRDLGLGSFEIRLKPRLEVREWKPWDVVVSAEGLEVDNTHLVIVKSRHSSTYALPKGLERLGRVSRGRSIIAKLQVGDPVLSIRPLVTPKQISKALIRLNPEDRITESMEILTKVKIKLSDKSPISAEHFMSAIDIDGLIVSEAYSTFIRSDTLRGLHVPFENRAQRTRGTITVRVSGDNKGSIYVYKEPCPSSAHHNVVGYVEAGMELIDSAKVGDKVIIETEPGRLNLLGLTQAEASRLLMRLGLNHERAWLSNDEAIIVDQEPESTFQALKEGRLKTYGLPPSKVLKIRLYYEQAPKTVWYFKALTGLLTNKVGKLKTYFTDPMIGFILFEGRRDLAGALLPENNPKEEVKPLTIGVTNMSKRFVGLVGIRLTESRKYGPTGEDFAGTNLVGEVISGTEALRDVREGATIYVMEVKQ is encoded by the coding sequence ATGGAAGAAAAAGTAAAGATAACAGTTGACGGAAAGCATATGGAGATAGAGAGGGGGATTAGGGTTAAAGATGTGCTTGAAAGACTTGGAGTGAAGTATGAGGGTCAATTACTCGTGGGGCTAAAGGCCACTAGAGAGCAATTAATGCATGAGTCTACGAGCTACATATTCGAAACATCTAAAGGAGCTTTCTTAGTAGAAGTTGAGGAGAAGAATGTAAAGCAATGGTTTGAGATATTCAATAATATTAAGTCTCTCCAAGTTAAGTGGGTCACCTCAAGAGATTTAGGTTTGGGGAGCTTTGAGATACGATTAAAGCCTAGACTCGAGGTTAGGGAGTGGAAGCCTTGGGATGTTGTTGTCAGCGCTGAAGGCCTTGAAGTAGATAATACCCACCTTGTAATCGTTAAGTCAAGGCACTCAAGCACCTACGCTCTACCTAAAGGCTTAGAAAGGCTAGGTAGAGTATCTCGAGGAAGAAGCATAATAGCAAAGCTACAAGTTGGCGACCCCGTACTGTCAATAAGGCCCCTCGTCACACCAAAGCAGATCTCCAAAGCATTAATAAGGTTAAACCCTGAAGACAGGATAACAGAGTCCATGGAAATTCTAACAAAGGTTAAGATTAAATTATCAGATAAATCGCCCATCAGTGCTGAACACTTCATGTCAGCTATAGACATTGATGGCCTCATAGTGTCAGAAGCGTACTCAACGTTTATCAGGAGTGACACTTTAAGGGGGCTTCACGTCCCCTTCGAAAACCGAGCTCAACGGACTCGTGGAACCATTACCGTTAGGGTAAGCGGTGATAACAAGGGCTCCATATATGTGTATAAAGAACCCTGTCCTTCGTCAGCTCATCATAACGTAGTGGGCTATGTTGAAGCAGGAATGGAACTAATAGACTCAGCGAAAGTGGGGGACAAGGTAATTATAGAAACTGAACCTGGAAGACTGAACTTACTAGGCTTAACACAGGCTGAAGCCTCGAGGCTTCTCATGAGGCTAGGCTTAAATCACGAAAGAGCATGGTTGAGTAATGACGAGGCCATAATAGTCGATCAAGAACCTGAATCAACCTTCCAAGCCCTAAAGGAGGGGAGACTTAAAACTTACGGGCTACCACCTTCTAAGGTATTGAAGATAAGGCTATACTACGAGCAAGCCCCCAAGACTGTATGGTACTTCAAGGCTCTAACAGGGCTTCTCACAAATAAAGTTGGAAAGCTAAAGACCTACTTCACAGACCCAATGATAGGTTTCATACTTTTTGAAGGAAGGAGAGACTTAGCAGGGGCTCTCCTCCCAGAAAACAATCCTAAAGAGGAAGTAAAGCCCTTGACCATAGGGGTAACAAATATGTCTAAGAGGTTCGTAGGGCTCGTAGGCATCAGACTAACTGAAAGCAGAAAATATGGGCCGACGGGAGAAGACTTTGCAGGGACGAACCTGGTGGGAGAAGTTATCAGCGGTACTGAGGCTTTAAGAGATGTACGTGAAGGTGCAACGATATATGTGATGGAGGTCAAGCAATGA
- a CDS encoding methanogenesis marker 17 protein yields the protein MKLQVKVEGESGELYERLIRDLVMELNVKGAIESLAILIDPTKPLFAINMQTRPSSKIIRLGEVTEITKSRDYVTIKILDERFSPDIINALEKAYGNMVFHVSRHEVLIKGDVDEKALENTPICDYAKVIERSIMELVHRVTPEGFRSVKILRSEGEVLLIASEDPLTDEMELEVKRKLKKMIN from the coding sequence ATGAAGCTTCAAGTCAAGGTTGAAGGTGAAAGTGGGGAACTGTATGAGAGGCTAATAAGGGATTTGGTCATGGAGCTAAACGTCAAGGGGGCCATTGAATCTCTAGCGATACTTATAGATCCTACTAAACCTTTATTTGCCATAAACATGCAGACGAGACCCTCCTCTAAGATCATAAGGCTGGGTGAAGTAACTGAGATAACTAAGTCACGAGATTACGTTACCATAAAAATCCTCGATGAAAGGTTCTCTCCCGACATTATTAATGCCCTTGAAAAAGCTTACGGTAATATGGTGTTTCATGTTAGTAGGCATGAAGTCTTAATTAAGGGCGATGTTGATGAGAAGGCTCTAGAAAATACGCCTATATGCGATTACGCTAAGGTAATAGAGAGATCCATAATGGAGCTTGTACATCGAGTAACACCTGAGGGATTTAGATCAGTTAAGATTTTGAGGTCTGAAGGAGAGGTTTTACTGATAGCCTCTGAGGACCCTCTGACTGATGAAATGGAGCTTGAGGTTAAGAGAAAACTAAAGAAAATGATTAATTAA